DNA sequence from the Thunnus maccoyii chromosome 7, fThuMac1.1, whole genome shotgun sequence genome:
cacagaggagaaaacagtTTTTAGTTAATGTCTCAGTCTGGCTTCGCCCACTGGTTCAGCTGCTGCAAAGAGTGCAGTTAGTCTAAATATGAGCcctgtgttttcacttattgtAATCCATCACATGTGAGATAAAAAGCAATAATCTCTTTTTAAGTCCTtacttcttttcttctcctcatcctctcccactctctcaCACATCAACATCTTTTTTACTCATACATCTTTAATCAACATTTAATCCTCTTTTCTTGCAGAAGTCAAATCTTCTTTCCTGAAGCGCTTTGCTTCTCCTGTCTGTTTATGTCTTGCTCCCTGTGATGACAGTCTGCTTACACTATCTCAAGATGAAATGAACATCTGCTTCTTAGAGTCACGGAAATAAATTCCTAACCTCCAAAGCTGTGGAAACTAAAACTGCACCCATTTCCTCAaaaaagtatgtgtgtgaaaaCCTACATCATCAAACTCTGACTGTAAGATCTGTAAGTTTGTATTTAATTCCTGCCATCAGTTCTTGACAATGTTATTAACAATGCAGCAATAATGACAAATTATGCCTGAGGCAACTTTCACTTCATGTTGAAGGACCGATAATAACCTCTTCACTAATCCTGTGACGTCATCCTTTCCACCTACTCGTAGTATTTTGAGTTATCTTCACTTTGTCTCACCTGTCAAGTCTTCAAAAGAGCTGTAGGGCTTCATGGAGAATCGTTTCCTGTAAGCGTTCAGAGACTGGTAGCGCatttctctgctgttctctaTGGATTTAATGGCCACGTACATAATAGGTCCTGGGACATTTCGGCCACCTGCAAcctaaaaaaagtaaaagaaacgTCAGTTATGTAGCCTTAAAGCAACAGCAGcgttattttctcatttcaatcTAAATGTTTTCTACAACAGTTACTACAAACAGCTCTTACCCGTCCAGCAATCTGCTTAGTAAACGACTCCACCAGGTTGTTGATGCCGTGCTCAGTTACTACAGAGGTGTTGAAGACAAACTGTTTATAGTTGTATTCTTTCTCCTCAATGTGGAAAGAATCAGGCATCAGTGGGTGCCAGTGGTACAGGGTGTTGAACTCAGATGCAATGCGGTTCTGGTACTGGAAGCGCTGGTTGAACAGCAGCTCAGGATCAAACTTGAGCTTGAAGTGATAGCCGCTCAGGTGCTGCACGTAGTCCTCAATCACAATCTTGATGGTCTCTCCTACAGgacaaatgattaaatatttaatataatgctaacattatcaatatttaaactcaactcaaaaattaatgatatatgtgcagagtttgacactagaaggctgttttcacattcagctgcagTTTCGCTGTGCTCAGCCTAAATCTGAGTTTAGGATTTGAAGGTagttaaacatttgaaacaaaaaatactAGTGTATTTATAGATTCAAATTTTTTCAGTAAGGGAGTTGCAGTAAATGTATTGAATATTCATTTGTTTGACCGTAATAGTTTGTAACCATTTCCTCTTTCTGATGTTGAAAAGAAATTCTTCTCGCACGTCTTGCAGTGAATCCTGCAAGACGTGCGAGCTCTACTGGGTGCGCCAGAGTTCTTGGAGGGTGATTACCAAAATGAAAAGTACAACTTCCTCCATTGAAAATTCCCCTGAAAGCTTTATCAGTACAATGACAAGTGCTTTATTCTGAGCTACGCTACAACTATGGTTTCACTGTTGAATCACTGAGAAAATCAACTCACCGATCAGAATGAGTCGTGTGGTCTGAAAGAGCCTTTCGTCGTCCCAGTCAGGGTGAACTTCCTTCAACACGTCACATACTCTGTTGTGTTCACGGAGCCAGATGGTGGCGTACATCATCAGACCAGGGACCAGGCCAAATGCCTCATGGCCCACAGCGAAGCGGTGAGAGTCAGGGACGTGAGGAGGGTAGTGCATGTCAGCACCCACATCCTTTACTGTTGGGGGGTAGACCTCTCCTTCCAGAGTCTGCACAGTTatgcaagagaagaagaaactgtcAGACATGTGTTTGTTCTGAAGCTTGTGAAGCTTTCTGAGCTACATCTGTCTCTTCTCATACCTGATATTTAAGCTTGCCATCCTTGAAGAGTCTTAGTTTGTGTTGCCTCTCCAGGGTCTCTCCGTAAATGTGGCTGAGGTCCACCTGAAAACGTAAACCACACCATTAacacatgttgtatttttaattaattattcattcacAAATGTGACGTCTTTGCCTGACTGAAATCTGACATAGTCTGAGATCTGCCGTCCTTACCCCATGACCTTTAGCTTGTGTGAAGGCAGGTCCTTTCGTCATGTCAGATTTGAAGAACTGGTGTGTGAAGTGCTGTGCGAAGAATGCAAACATCAAACTGGTCCCCTGTGGGTCAGGAATAAACTGTCTTCTCATAAGGAGCTTCTCAGCCAAAATCTTAGCATCGGGTAGCTCCTTTTTACCTGGAGAAACAATTGAGAACACACATTAAGTATCtaaaaacacaaacccaagccAGTCACATAGGCTTTATACTTTATAATTGAATTTGTATAATACAGGCTAATAAGGTatgatgattcattttttatgtgtaatAAAAGCTTCAACAGCTGAGATTTACTTTcaataaaatgagtaaaaagTGGTTTCATGTCATTCAGTTTtgacttccttttttttctgtcttccctCAGCACATTTCCAGTCTATTAACACAAGAGGAGGGCAATTTCTTTTGAGCGCTTCCCGCGACAGAATGAGGCCAAGCCACTCTTGCTCAGTATTCAAGAATCTGAGAAAACCGGTTTTCCAAAAGCAGAGAGAGTGGACTCACCTAGTACTCCCATGGGGGTTGGGCAATCCTTTGGCACAGCAGGGAGGGTTCGCGTATAGTAGGAAAGGTTGGAGTAGGCTTCCCAGCTGGGGTAACCGTAATCCACATTGAAAGTTGGAGGACTATCAATCAAGTGGGATCGGGCTGGAGAGAGAATAACGGAGGGAAAAAACCATGTTAGTCTGTCAGTATTAGTGCTTTTCTTCAACCTGCTGTGtacaaattattaaatgaagAGTTTCCGATCCATCTCCTCGTTTCGCCCTCAGCTAGACAGACTTACATGTCAGCACATATCTCATGATGGCATCTCTGAGAAAGGAGATGTTGTTGATAATGTTCCAGAAGCCTTTGAAGTGGGTGAGAAGGTAGTGGACGGTGTTGGGCGATGGCTTCAAAGACACTTTGATCCAGGTGAGGAATTCAGCTGTAAGGGTCCAAAGGGAAAGTGAATGACtgaacagataaaaaataaGTACTTTCTAAGTTCAGATGCACCCATGTGTTCTGCTTATACTTACGTGTCGTGCAGTTTTGTCCATAGTATCCAGTACGTGTGCAGTCACACTCATAAGTATCTGTTCCGAGCGCTGTGCAAAAGCCCCTGTTCTGGCATGGCTCTGAGCAGCATGGGTTACCTGAAACAAGACAACGTTGGGCGGCTGCTGAGAATTCACTTCACTTCAGATACCaacataaaaaagtttttaaatagTATTAAATTCTTAAAAACACGACAGTATAGGTGTTATAATATGCTACAGCATACCTGTAAACTCATAATAACATAGCGGGGTGGTGTTTTTTTAGCCTTTCAGTGTTAAAATTCTTGCAAAATTCACATTAACAAATTAAGTGTGTTTTCTAATTGCTGTCTTCCAGTACAAACCCACAGCCTTGTACAAAAATGctaacttttgtcttttttctaaAACAGCAGTTTCTGGTCAAACTATTAAGAAATATGATTTTCTGTTGCCTCTACTTACCCTCGCAGACAGGAAACCCGAGAGCCAAAAGGAAAACCGCAAACGTGAGTCTGTTCATACTCCAAAGACTTTGTGTGAGCTTCTCTTCGCTCCTGCTCTCCTCTTGCAGCCGTGTCGCTCTGAGGCAGTTTGAATGCTGAACTTCATATGGCAGCAGCTTTTATAGCCACGTGAAGGAGGGGGATGACGCCATCCACTGGCTTTATGAATGAGACAAAATTGACCAGAAAATCGACTAATGCCAGATAGTGAGGAATGTTTTCTCTTACACAATtcaaattttgttttcttccacctctgaaCTGTGgtgtgtaatgttttttttttttttttttttttttaaaaaaccactAATCAGATATTACGTTCACTTTCAACCTTTCGCTGATTTTCTCTTCATGTCCGTCTTTCTCAGTGGAATTATTTAAATTGAACACATTCAAAATTAATTCAGAACAAGagtgaaatgtttcaacttTCATATGTAAAGGTGTATTTCTCCCCTTGCAGACAGCATGTTGAAAAGTATAGGATTTTATAGGACTTTTTATGaccttttacattttaacatgtctTTTAATTATGAGAACCTAAACTGGATTTATTTATGCTGTCACAAAATAAGTTTTTAACGGATAAAGGATGTATTGGttttaattgaaattaattatAGGAATGCCACTTTTACATTATTAAGgtaactgaaaatataaaaacgTGCCCTTGatatcttaattaaaaaaaaccctatttCCACCAGAAGACGACTGTATTTCAAGAtatcatttcaattaaaaaaagagatcCGTTTTTGCCAACTTTTCAATCGCCAGACgtgtagaaataaaacaaatatgatgCATATACTGATGCATGATAAATATTGTATCTGTTTAAGAGATGACGTCTAAAATTAGTATGACTACGTTTCATGATAAGGGTTTCTGTTGGAATTAAATCAGGCATAACTTTAtctatgtttattttcatgtgaaatgaatgatgtcttATGATAACCGGGCTTCATGATAACATTCATGGAAATACTGCATGAAGAAAGCcacaattatataaaattataattGTAGCCCACCAGATCATCAGACAGTGGAAACGACCCAAAACGGAAGTTTACTAATAAGCATAACTATAGAGTCAGCGGTGTGTCATTTCGAAGCAgaaagttattttcattacagtCAGACTTTACCTTTATGCGCCCTCACGCGGACATCATTGCGCACTTATTGAGAGGCGGAGACCAGCTGCAGCTTCCCCCCGCTGAGTCAGCTTCTGACTCTTCCACGGAGTTTTCCGTACTTCCTTCTTGCCAGTAAAATATCTTTATGTCATAAGgaatactttttttgttttcgtGTAGTCGGCTTTAATTAGCCTGCATATTATCTAACTTAGTGTGATACCGCAGAACTGCGTTCCTGCTGACTGCCGGGTGTGTGTATTGTACATCTGCCGAGAAACTGAAGCACCTCCTCCATCTTCAGTTCTACAGTGGTGGATACTCTCGAACAGCATGACACAGTTTTCAGGATTTGTGAGTTGATAGTGCGCTCCTGCTAAGGTATGTTaccatttcttttcttttcaagaCACAGTGTTATGTTTAAGGCAAATAGGAGAGGAATATGGAGAGGAAGGTCAGTGCCAGTGACTGCGAGTTGTGGAAGTTTAACCAGCGTCCTCTTGAACAGTTGACTTTACGCAACGCAGAGGACGAGGAAACTAAAATCGCGTCAATATTAGGACTCAAAGAACATCAACACTTTATTGATGCCTTTTGTAATAGCCTGTATTCAGTGTGAAATGAGTAAAATACTGCAGATCAGTGTGAACAAATGCACTTAGTCGTCgttaagaaaataacatttaaattccTGTTTTGCAtgtataaaatgctttatatcATACTATATGTTTACATAACTGAAAATTAATAGTTTACACTACCAACTATACTGtcttacattatttattattgcatGTCACACAGTCAGGCCTTGTCAGAGTTGACCTTATTCTGCTTAGCCAAAAAAAGAATCAGGCAAAACCTGTTTACAGGGGCCTAATAACAAGTTAGTAGGAGATACCCTGTAATGACTTTTCACTGTAATATTTCTTTTGGGAAATGCACAGTGATTCATAGAAGTAGCCTTGTGAGATTTTTTCACTTCCAACCTTTATCTTGTACGTCTCAGGTACACGTATTCATACAGTAGGAGACACCAGTATACCTTTAAAACCTATAATTACTCCAACTGTTTTGCATCATGGCTGGTTGCTGTGTGTCTCTTTCACATTCTACATCCTCATATAAAAAAATTGTGCTGTGAGGACTCTGGGATATgttggcacacacacaggaatcaACAGGCTGCATGCACTCATTGTATGCTGCAGAACAAGGGCAGTGTGAACTGGCACTTTCGAAAGTTGGACCACTAATGCAAACTACGTGACCAGTTCTGTGAACACAGTGACTCTCTACGTGCTCTCAGTCCCCTCAGTAATAATACGCTTTGGTGAACAGCTGAGAAAAGGCTCACTGACCTTGATGTGCTatcccagcacacacacacacacacacacacacacgcacacacacacacacacacatgcacacgcacacacacacacacaccgtatTCAAATTTCTTATCAACATATGTATATTTAACCATCGTAAAGAGAAAGGCTCAATGTTGCTAAAAATAATTGTCTCACCCCCTCTTCTGTAAATGCACCCTGCTGCTTCCCTGCTGCACATTATACTGTTCACTATGTCATACACACACTATCTTTGCTCGGTGAGATTGGCCATTTGACATCAGACATACATCTTTTTTTACTGGCATCTTTCTCACAAACTGCACTCACTTTCTCACAAACACCGGACTCAGTCCTTCTATCTTGGGTTTGTGGCTCAGCACACTTCCTACCCTGTCAAGATGCAAAGGACTTCACTGATATTTCTAAAGCAGTTCTGGCTTATTTAAGACGGTATCCTTCTTTAAGAAATTACAGTAATAAGTCTGATTGTTGAGGCTGTGACAGCTGCGGTCAAATGTGGATAAATGTGCTTTTCTCATATTGTTTACTTGTTATCTTGCAAATTGTGATCAGAGGAAAACCTGTTCAACCGATATGTTTCATCTTCCAGGCTCTAAATGTTTCAGTTCATGACTGAGATGTTCTCCTGAGTTAAAGTTCACATCTTGTCGAAGGCTTACTCTACTGACGGCAGACAATGGCTTCCAATATAATTGTGAGTATGGACATAAGTACAATAAAGCCAATAGAAGtggggaggttttttttgtttcaattaATGTACCAAATAGTTCTGTAGTAGGCATtatctttttgatttttgagCAATAAGCATGAAGGAATTCTAAGCATTTTTGGACAAACATTGCACCAAACATGTCAACTTCACGGCCGCGTTTATTATCACTGTGGATTTTACAAATAGCAAACATGAGCATGAGATAATGTGTTTGATATCTGCATTCACAGCCCTGTAGGACTATAGGACATCTGTTAAAAGTCTCTCAACACTTACTGTTTTAAAGGCTTGTGTATACTGAGTTGAAACCAAATTGTCTCCCCTGCATTACTACAAAACATACAAGAGACCTTTATAAGAAAAGCATCAGAGGCTAATGTGTTCCTCATGAATGGTCACACCTTAAAACAGCTGTAAACATGAACAGATGTCTGAAATGCAAAACAACTTCTGTTCTTAATCCAGCATGGGATCAATGATGGGTATTCATGGAGGACAAAGGGGACATTTCTTTAAGAGATTAATGTACTCCAAAACTGTTTGAATTTCAACTTATATGTTGCATGTTGTCTAACATTGGAGACATTAGCACAGACTGTTGTGTAGCCTATATTTTAGCATGTTTTTGAAGTGAGCATTTTGCCATTCTAATGTTATTCAGATGGGAGAAAGTAAATATTGATCAGTGTGAACACAGCCAGGAAATTAATTTCACACTTAATGTGACATTCAGTGTCTGTCTGCCAAAAACCTCAGATGTTTTCACTGAATGACACATGAACCTGTAGTGAATCTGCTTACATAATGTGCAAATGTATATATTTCTCAGGCATTATAGGATATACTCCTGATTAGCTGTGTGATTTGTATCATCCTGGATACCATCGCTCCTTTTAAAATCATGCATTCTAAACCTAAATCTGAACCATGGTTGAATGACACCATGTGTGCTGtcctttgacattttaaaggacagctgctgcagatatcagaaaattgtcaaagctgaaaagacaaaagatttttctgaaattattttaagtaATTGTCacaaacctctttttttttttttttagtaccATTAATGCTATTCTTAATACCCCCAATCTGCTTGTCTTGATGTTTTCTCATAAACCTGTGAAAAACTCCCCGACTTTCCTTTTTGACAAGATTGCTATCATTAGAGCACATATCGCACCCCCTTCTTACGACCCATCCATCACTGTCACTTGCTCTGATGTTTTTAACCAGTCTGAGCCTGTCTCTCCAGTTCAAATCTTTAGCTTGTCCCATAGATGTTTTCCCCCCTAACCTTTTTAAAGAGATTTGTGAGACTATTGGtgttgtaccagcaaattctaaGCATGCAGTAGTGCAACCATTGatcaaaaaaatctaatctgGACACTTTGGTTCTCTCTAATTTTAGGCCAATTTCCAAACTGTTTTAGATGAAGTTGTATGCATACAATTGCAATcttttttatacatacattGCATTCTTGAGGTGTTCCAGTATGGTTTTAAAGCCCTTCACAGCACTGAATCAGctcttttaaaagtttttaacaatCTTTTATTAGCTACTGACTCTGGGGAGTCCGCCATTTCACACCTGTATTCAACACAGTAGACCACAGTAGTCTCATCTGTCACCTGGAACGTTgttttggcattaaaggaactgttGTGGAGTGGTTCAGGTCTTACTTGTTGACCGTGTTTCCTCCTCAGCGCCTCTCCCTTGTGGAGTCCCTCAGGGTGCTATTATCGAGCCAATCCTTTTTTCCCTTTACATGCTCCCCTTAGGGTCCATTCTTAGAAAATATGGTGTCTTGTTCCACTGCTATGCAGATGACGCTCAAATTTACCTGCCTTTTAAATGGAAAGATATAATTAAAACCATTGTCGGACTGTCTCAAAGACATCAAAGCTTGGATGAccttacattttttaaactataatTAGAGTAAAACTGAAGTCCTGATATTTGGACCCGTTAGTGCCTGTGAGGCCCCTTACATGGATCTGCGTTCCCTTGAACCATGtgtaaaacacacagtaaaaaatcTGGGTGTGATAGTGGACGGTGATTTTAAATCGGACAAACAGATAAACTCAGTGATAAAATCTACTTTTTCCAGCTGAGGCTCTTATCTAAGGTCAAGTCCTTTTTATCATTACATGATTATGAAAGGGTTATACATGCTTTCATCTTATTCCGACGTGACTACTGTAATGCCCTTTATGTTGGTGTTAGCCAGGCCTCCCTCTCACGCTTACATTTAGTCCAGAATGCTGCAGCTCGTCTTTTAACAGGAACACACAAGTGAAAACACATTTCCCCGTACTGGCCTCCCTTCACTGGCTACCTGTATGTCttaggattgattttaagattttattgtttgccTACAAATCATTTAGCTCAAACCTATCTCTCTGACCTTTTACAACTGCACATCCCATCAAGGTCACTCAGGTCCACTGACCAGTTGCTTCTGGTTGTCCCAAGATCAAGGTTGAAACACAGGGGAGATCGTGCCTGGCCTCTACACTGCATGTTTTTAAATCCCGTCTTAAAACTCATCTTTATTCCATGGCGTTAAACTCAGTATGAGAGTtgcctttctttttcttatggTCTTATtgcttttagtattttattgtctttttattgtttaaactGGTCGTTGTGTtcttattgtgttgttttatgttttttgcttttttcattgtacagcactttggtcaactgttgttgtttttaaatgtgctttataaataaatttgacttgacttgtatAATTTGATTTGGCTCACATGAAGCAGTGACACTAAACTGACCTGGAGTGACTGTTGTATTGCAGGTGGAACAACAGTTCTCTCACAAATTCACAGTGAAGGTAGTTCGAGCAGAGAATGTCACCAAGGGAGCGCTGGGTGACCTATGTGAGTCTGAATACATTTCTTGCTTCTTTTGCACATGATTCTTACATTCATACATATTGCTGCTTCAAATTATTCAAAACATACTGTGTGCACACAGTAGGTAAATCtatgtatttgtgttattttctccAAGAAAAGGTCTCCAACAAGAATAAAGTTCACCATCTTTATTTTTGCTGGGTAGGGGGAAACTGTGAGTTTGGGCTCTGTTGCTGTTTAGTTACACTGTAGGGACACAAATCCTAATaattcagtttgtgtgtgtgtttgcagtggaTACACCAGATCCGTATGTGGAGCTGTTCATCCCGACAGCTccagagagcagaaagaggaCAGCGCACATAGACAACAACATCAACCCAAAATGGAACGAGACGTTTCACTTCATATTAGACCCCAACCAGCAGAATGTCCTGGAGGTAAGAACTGCATTTTCTGGTCTAATTTAGTCCAGTATAATCTATCCCAGTACAGAGGGGAGGGATCTAGTGGAGCGTAAACCCACATTAACAAagttaatcattatttttatgagATTAATTAATAGTATGATCATAGAAACTATCAGAATGACTCAtgccacattttttttatattgatagTTGTTTAACTAGACTGTTTGTTCATGATTTAAAGGTGTGAACTTGAACATATGCCAGAATAACGAATGCATTGATCTTGACATGTGACAACTGTACacttctgttgtttattttaatcaGCTAACATTAATGGACGCCAATTATGTGATGGATGAGACACTTGGAACGTCATCCTTCGACATCAGCAAGCTCAGAGTAGGCCAGACAAAGACGGAGATTTTCCTCATTGGCAAAGTAAGACATTTCACCTTCACATTAAACGCATGTAGTGCAGGAAAGTACTGTCGACACTTATAGAAGCTTAATTTACATTCTCGTTAAGATCCCACGGCCTCCAAAGAAATTAGATATATCAAGATTGATCACAAGGAAATGTGTATGAAAAGATGAACATGACACctttcatttttccatttgatATAATGTTGTTGTTCAGCTTCAGTGAATCACTACACACTATACTGCATGTGTATGGAGGCCAAAGTGTGCCATCAGAATAACTCTAGACTTTTTTGTTAGTTAATCATaacagattaattaattgatacattttcaatatatataaataaagtaatgtATATAAAGATTGATTTCATTTCTATTTAAATAACGATTGCAATGATGCAAAAAGGTTTTAAACTGACCATTATTGACCACTGAccattcttctctcttttcctcttattttcatttttttttaccttgttcattcattctttttgcCTGTTGACAAAAACACCAACCACAATCAACAGCTCCTTCACTGTACCATAACcacatatttcattgttttgacaGGCAACCAAAGTATATTTAGAGATGTTACTGGAGATCTGGTATGTATTCCAATTACTATCAATCATCTCAGTTATTTTAATTTAGCGATAAAGTGATAATTGTTAGTATTCACTCTGGCATCAACCTAAAGGCCCTCATGTGAAATGCAATACAGGTAATATCTAAATTATGCTGTATGTACAAATGTGTCACAGGTTCACTGGAATACACTGGAATTCAACTACTGTATAGACAGGAATTCACCTGCAGCAGTGCAGAAACTAAAATTAGAACTGAAAGTGGTGTGGCTCCGGATTAACAGGATACTTGTTAAAGCTAATATAGAGTTAAAATGCATCATAACTCCCATTGTATCACTGCATAGACGATAGTGGTAAGGTTTGGAAATTCCATACATGTTTAAAGGTTTACTAATTATGAAAAAGTGAGTTGTAAGAGAGGTTTAAGGTTATGACTGTTTGTCTGTTGACATTTGCTTGTCATGAGATTATTATGAGACATCTTATCTGACCTAAAGATCACTTTCGACATCACCAGTAGTATTCCACAGACTTATCTGCCTCTCAGCAGAACATGTGAAAGGTATTCACCTTCCCACTATCAGATTTCTATCAGAGAATCTTATATTTCATAATTTGTGTGTACAGCACCAATCTTGACCTGCGGTTCAGCCTGGCCCTGTGTGAAAAAGAGAAGCAGTTCAGACAGACCCGCAGAGAAAGAGTGATGCTGGGCATCAAGAAGCTGCTGGACATGGAGAAGCCTCGTTTCCTCCCCAGCTCTCCAGAGGAGGTGTGTACAGagcaacaaaatattttaaaatagaataaatatgaaaatcttTTTCAATAATTTATGTAAATTAGTGAGGTGATAGCTTAATTTATTCAAGCACTCAACTTCACCATCCTGTTGTCCTTTCCTACGTACAGTACAACGCTGGAGTAGCATGTGGCATGAAAAATTAATGGCTGCTGTGAGCTGACAGAAAGCCATTCATGTTTcagtaacattttcttttaaatcagcCCATTGATTCAcacttaaagaaatagtttgacattttaagaaatttGCCTAATTGCTTTTTTGCAAAGAATTAAATGAGAAgctcaataccactctcataacTTTCTctaaaatatgaagctactgtaCGGTCAGCAGCCGTTAGCTTACAGTAGTTTAGCACAAAGTCTGGAAACAGCCTGGTTCTGTCCGAagtttaaaaatatcttaaatctAGAAACACCTTTATATATCTCCTCAGTTTGATCagtttacactttgtttttttattccccaaaatgtcaaactaatgCATTAATAAATGAGCCACAAAAATGAAGCGAAGTGACTCTTTGTCTCACTGCGACATATATCCAACACATCTTTTTCATCGtactggtgaaaaaaaaactctcttaTTCATTCTTATTTATGAAATGTAGCGTTTATtagtgaaaaaaatgtgcaataaaaaaTAGTACAAATAAAACTTGTGCAAATCTTTGAAGTCTGTTGCTATTGGTAATGTAGCCAGACTTGCTGCAGACTTGCTGACTTGCCAATTTCAAAACTGTGAATGCACTTTTTCACAAACTGTGTTCTCAGTCTATAATAACACGTCTGCATTTCTCACACTGAGAAGTGAGGCATGCAGTGAGCTCTATAAGCTTCACGCTCTGCTCCCCCTGCTCTGAGCtaagcaaagtttcagtttctCGCGAGTATAGTTTTGGCTAGACGCCCTTGGGCCTGGCTGTAATCTCCAACCAAGCCTGCTCATGTCTTCAACTTGTGCCGGAAACTCCAGAGGAATTAGATAACCAGCCACGGCTTTCCACTATGCTCTAACATCACATAATTCGATCTCCATGATGGGTCTTGTGGGACAAAGTTTGTCAGAATATTCATAACTTACTATAAGAAgaaaacagactgcagacaggaaacaatgTTGCACAGTGACAATTACGAAATAGTTGAAAATCTGAAGGGATaagtttaaaaatgttgcaAAGGTGTGACGCAACTGGCATGGCTCCTT
Encoded proteins:
- the ptgs2b gene encoding prostaglandin G/H synthase 2, with product MNRLTFAVFLLALGFPVCEGNPCCSEPCQNRGFCTALGTDTYECDCTRTGYYGQNCTTPEFLTWIKVSLKPSPNTVHYLLTHFKGFWNIINNISFLRDAIMRYVLTSRSHLIDSPPTFNVDYGYPSWEAYSNLSYYTRTLPAVPKDCPTPMGVLGKKELPDAKILAEKLLMRRQFIPDPQGTSLMFAFFAQHFTHQFFKSDMTKGPAFTQAKGHGVDLSHIYGETLERQHKLRLFKDGKLKYQTLEGEVYPPTVKDVGADMHYPPHVPDSHRFAVGHEAFGLVPGLMMYATIWLREHNRVCDVLKEVHPDWDDERLFQTTRLILIGETIKIVIEDYVQHLSGYHFKLKFDPELLFNQRFQYQNRIASEFNTLYHWHPLMPDSFHIEEKEYNYKQFVFNTSVVTEHGINNLVESFTKQIAGRVAGGRNVPGPIMYVAIKSIENSREMRYQSLNAYRKRFSMKPYSSFEDLTGEKEMAALLEEMYGHVDAVELYPGLLVEKPRENAIFGETMVEMGAPFSLKGLLGNPICSPQYWKPSTFGGSVGFDIINTASLQKLVCNNVRGPCPVASFHVPDVKETGSMIINSSTSHSRSSDINPTVILKERTTEL